The Microplitis mediator isolate UGA2020A chromosome 10, iyMicMedi2.1, whole genome shotgun sequence genomic sequence aaatgtaggAGGATAACAAGACGATGaccctaataaatttttcaatgacctataaatataaaaatattctttttaaattgcaaaattgatgtatatttttttctttttcgtatatatattttattcagaaagttaattattataaaggtTCAtgcgtgataaaaaaaaatgtataaattaataaaaaatgaaaaatatataaagtccACATGCAATAGCAATTAATCTATTGAACTATAatcaaaataacaatatttatcatattatttttattaaacgtttaatatataaaagaaagttataaatatatgtgggGGATTTGCGCTACCGTATAGCTGAATCATCGGGATATGAtctctttaaattaaaataaaataataattgactgtgatttaataaaataaaattattatgcttgaaaataatactaaattaaaaataaatgtgttaGATTCTAACACATTAAATTGTactgttttataaaattaaaaaaaatgaaagacaaagttataaaagttaaattgtTGAACCTATCAGCCTACTATGCTTTTTCGCTAATGGAGTAATTGTtatataagtattaattacTAGTATtgtcaatattattataattattagtgtAATACCAGTCTTGTTCTTTATACTCTCATTCGTTAAAGAAACAAATTATATTGGTTTAATAACAAGTTTGATGATTTAGTTAGTGCATAAAGTACCTCAGACGATATTAGCCGTTCAAATATATAAGAGCTTTAATTTAAGTTAATCAGTTATTTGTTTGCCATACATATTTGCTCTTATATTTTTGACCGTTGCCCAGGACATGCCACGTGGAGGCTATCGTCATTTCGAACAATTCAATTAGTAATTTCTTTTCacaaattcttttattatttcttatgaCGTGTTAAAAgtgttcaaaaattactaattgattTGTTCGATCATGTcccacccccccccccccctccccccGAATATTGCCATGATCCAGTAGGATAGATATTGCTATGATCCAATAGGATCAATTATTGCCATATCCAATAGGATAGATTATTGCCATGATCCAGTAGGATTGATTATTGCCATGATCCAGTAGGATTGATTATTGCCATGATCCAGTAGGATTGATTATTGCCATGATCCAGTAGGATTGATTATTGCCATGATCCAGTaggattcaatttttttttttatttacattattatttttttttttatttacattattattttttttttttatttacattatcatttttttttatttacattatatatattaattttttttttttttttttatttacattatatttattttttttgtttcagaaCACTAATggagaattttaaaatggcGGTGCGTCGTCAACCTCTTCGTCAATTCACTCAAAAgaataagaagaagaaaaaaaaaaaattttgttttgtattcTATCCTGTAAAGGCGAAGCTGGATGATCCCGCGTTCCGGACTCTGAACTGcgaatcaaaagaaaaaaataattttttttttgtttctaagTAGAGTTTACCTACAGTTCCAACCCATGTAACACAAATATTACTACGGGTATCAGTCGAAGGCATTAGTCATCATACAAAATGTTCTAACCCCCTAGACTGATATACTCAAACCGTAGTAATATTTTTGGGTTGGATTATAATATAGGTCCAGCAATGTCCTAGAGATGAATTGCTGGACACGGAAGTGGGGTCACACCTGCGTAGCCAAACTGTCAAACAGTCCTCAGTAGAGGCGCTGTTTTTTAGTAGAATAGTAAATAGAGTAAAGTAAAATGAATGATTGTATAATAAAGAATAGTATAGacggaaaatttaaattggttTGTTGGTCTTGTCTAGTGTTCAAGTCAAGTaaaacatacatttttttttctctcgtCATATCTTGTCTCTGTATTTCTCCCCGGCACACGGTTAGTTTGGGTGCAGCCGCACTCGTATCACCAGCTGCACGACCTTTCTCCCACTCATCTCCCTGGTCAAGTCTTGCCAACtctatttacaaataataattttaaatttattgtaattattattatttttaataactataactaatttttttttttatcttttacttacatcaatttttacaattttttattcaaacaaaatcttgatttcaaaaaaaaatttaactaaaaaattaattacttttcatACTCAGTAAATATTaccgcaaaaaatttaaatgtcatttattcgaacagaaaaaattaattttgaatattaattttatgtaataaataaaaaaaataattaaggttttaaaaatacattttgttttttaaactctggTCCGGAGGGGGCACTAGAGCCAAAGGACACATTCCTGAACCCGGACTTTGATTTCTCCCAGTTGGCATCAATGTTTCTTTCGCGGAGTAGCTCGCGGTGCGCGCAACAAACAGTCGAGACACAACCAGCCACCAGGGTCGTTTGTGTATTACGTtggcgtttaaaaaaaaaagtaataaaaaaattactacgtAAAGACAGACATTGAACGCGTCTTTTTTCACTCACAAATATAAAGACACCCTCGGTATCAAAGTTTGACAGTTGTGACTTGATAATAAACCAcgtgaatataaaaaaattttgtttgtaaaagtgaaataatatttaataaatatatgagggAGTAGCCCGGGCTTGTATATACAATGGTTTGAACATTGAGATCGAATCGAGGTGattttctttctctctctctctctatctcCATCTTTCTCTCTCAGTCGTTCTATCTCTTACTCTGTTTTACACGACAAAAGTAAGATAAAGATAAACATAAATGACAGAAGTAAGAGCAAGTGAGAAAAATATCTTGTTGGTAATACCCAGCTAGCATTAACTTGTGGGTTGTGTAGTAGAGTAGCAAGCAGTTTAAAGCACAAGTGAATTGTGTGTGATTTCTTTGGCATCATTCGTATCATCGCCCTCGACATAGTATAGTGCAGAGAGAGAgtgcattaataattttatatatctacatacatacatataaatataaatatatgaatgtgCTGTTAGTGTTTGTGCCGTGTTTTTATACCGAATTGTCTGCGTTGAGTCTGATCAAGCTGTGCCAATTGTAAaagtgttattattttttttttaaattttactttggtTTTGAGTTTGAATTTGacagtttaattattattattattaatatattattagtttttaaccgtttatttattatgctaTTGTGATAAGCCAACGAGTTGTGAAATAACAACACTggtgagtttttaaaataaatgttttatttatttttcagattatttaaaaaagataaGCTTTGGTTTTTGTGATTTatggaataaataatttaagagatatgcaaattaaataaaaaaataaaaaagaagatCCCTGATCGATTATTTAGCATATATATGTTGAGTTTTGAGTTTACTAAGTAGAGGCGGGCCATGACAATCCGATTGTCAACATAGACTGTGTCTGTGTATTTTTATCGTACATGTATGTGTGCATTTGCTTTTATTTCTCTTGTTCATTCTCTCATCATTTACTACCATCTACTCTTGTCTCTACTCGTTCGTGCCCGGCACACCCATCGTGTCGGAAGACGCCGGGATCGACTTCCTCTTATACATATGATATATAATGTTTCCACCTATATCATGTAATGTCTATAGTACTATATAATACTCTTATATTATATGTCCACGTCTATGTGTGGACATAGAGGACAGTAAACTAGTGCATAGTACATATATCCatacatgcatatatatatatatatatatatcaatgaATGTATTTGCGATaataaaaagaagaaaaaaaaaatgataattttcaacagttaaaatatttaaaaaataagggtGTCGATTCAAATAAACCCGCcactaaatttgaatttaaaaaaatatatattttagcaTTAGAGCGCAAAGCTAAAGAAGCGGAATGCCGTAGCCTAGATTCCTCTAATGTCCTCTGCATGGCTTTCACGCTCTTAATTCTCATATTAAacgatattaattttaatttatctcttatattttaaaaagtatacaCTGACAAGCGTTAAACgccaaatattaattttaatatatttatttaagtatacatatatcatatatataataaaatgaaagctatgtcgttttatttttagctgcaCTGATAATGTGAAAGTCTCTTTTGTGCATATGTCAAgtatatagatttatttttattatttttaaaaaaatattatatattatatatacatacataaaactttatattCCAGtagacatatttatatattgatatatgtatgtatttaatatattatattggaGCGAAATCGCGTAATTAATTTAGCCTTTTAATTCTGACATTTCACTTctcgttaaataaaaactataaacaaataaataacgtACCTACGTACTTACGTACATGTTTATATATCGTACACTGAGATAAGATAAAATGGATTTGGTATTGCATTAGATTTTAACGCGTTGATTTCGTGATATCATGTGAACGGAAATATTGCACTGATTTTACTACTTTCCATTGAAAGCATTGAGAGTTAAGAAGAATACATGTTTtgtctattatacatatacaccacaaatatagaaaataatacatatacattcacacatatatacaaatgCCATTAGTACCAATGACTTCcgcaattatatttttttatttcttatttttatttttttttgttacgtttattcttttattattcattcctttttttttttactcatctTTGATACACTACGTCAATTACAACCTATTCTCTTCACGAGATATCAATCCTATCGATTCAATGCCGCGAGTTATTCAATAgcagtttatttaatttgttttttctatcaaattaaTAGCAAATattcttttcattttaaaattctttattCTCTATTCTTTATCTATTCCTTTGTTAttcttgtttttattttttttttatataaaaatgtgtcaaatgatttttaaaagctATAAAAGTACTATCTATAAGTGCCTAAAAATAAACTGACTTTGTTGTGTATTGTGTATGTATATTGttatcaaaagaaaaaaaaattatttgaacatactcgtaaaatatttactagAGTACAGTATGTTTATGCTTTagctttgtttttttttatttaatctaattaaacgttaattaaatatcGCTTGTTGCTTCGTACCACCAAGTgctcaaattaattatttatcttatttattatttgataaattaagtGCGTCAATAGCCTCACGTGGTGctttaattagttaataaatataagtttatatataatagcAAGTGAGCATGTAAGCAAAAGTTTTAGAAGGCTGATAATATTGGGCGAATTGTAGGTAGGTTGGCGTCATGAGCAGCAGATGACTGTTCATTAGCCGAGCCATTGCTCGTACAACTTTAATATGAGCGAAGTCGTAGCCGTGACAGTGGTGCCGAATGGTGGACAAAATCGTCAGGAATGTGTGACACACATCAAACGTCACAAATCATCATCCGGCTGCAATGTTCCTCTTGTCCATGGCAGGCCAAACCCACCAATCAACGTACGCAACAGACTGACCACTCATCAACGAAACCATAGCTTGGACTTTAGGTACCCCCagcatcattttatttttattttatttcatttcattttatttattgatcaattcaatcattattattcattgtattatatttattatttacataatttaaattatatagggtagaagtaccatttgtggccactgctccatttttggatatttaatcttttattttaattaatgaaaaagtggaaaataaaattttcattttaatagtggGATAGAAGTATCTTTAgacatatttaaattgattatgttATTGGGTCTTttacagattattttatttgaattttttaagtgtcCAAAATTGGCagtaaagtggccaaaaacggtacctctaccctattatgacattaatttttttttactcttttttgTCAgactcatttaaatttttcgtgcAGCTTCTGAAAACTCGGCATTCATTAATGGACAGTGCTTCCCTAAGCagcttttatttatatttaaattttgaggaAGCTTAtcagttatttaataaatgtattaatctaggctttcaaatatttttattttatattattattttttttttttttaaattattactactTGTTAAACATTATCAGTTTAGTAGAgcttaatataataatatacaaaatatattatacacATCTCTTGTGGGTTTGTAatgagttaaatttaattacaccaGTGAATTATGATAAGCGATGCGACACATCATTCAGTATCACAGTAATCGGATTATTCGCTTGAGATAAATTTACCAAACAAtagatatttaataactttgtcATTTTAATACATATTGTAACTACAAAACTATTCTTACAGAGTATTGTATAGACAATAtataagttgaaaaaaaaaaatataccaattaaataatgatgttacgatataaaatataaataattaaagtaaaaaaacaatagttGTATAATGTAAATGTTTCAGGTCGATGGGTATCCTACTTCCTCCGGTACCGCAAGCAACTGTTACAACACTTACGCTGCATCACAGAAATCGAAGTCTTGATTCAGCGTTGCAACGTATCCCAGAAGTTGATGTTACACCAAGTCCAGAATGTGAAACAGCACCAGATTCAGCGATTAAAGTATCAACGCAatcatcaattattaaatcaCGTAGTCGCGAGCGTGAAGATCTAGCAAGTCTTGGTTCTGATGATTCGGGTATACTGTGCGGGTCGGATAGTGGTTCCAGTGATGCTGCAAATGCAACAACTCGAGAGTCTAGTGTCGATCATTTACATAGCCGTGAAAGCTTAGACTCATCGTTATCGCAGGCCGGTGACATGGATTGTGTTGATGCTGTTGACGGTGATGAACCTGTCTCAGTGTCACTGGACGTTATGGAATCCCAATCAAAGGAGACTCAGTGCATTCATCTACCGGAAACATGTATTGATAGTGTggaacagcaacaacaaccgCATCTAAATAAACACATTGTTGCTAATGAAAAGCAAACGTTAGTGAATGGTGACCGAACTTCGACTCGACAACTTGAGAAGATTAATGTAAACGGTGATTACACCAATGAATTACGGGATGAACAACCGAGCTGCGGTAATAATGGTTATCATAATACACTTGAAGTTGCGATGCAAAGTGAATTGGCTGGTGCTGCGATGACTTTGTGTTGTGGTGCTACACAGCCAGATGATGATACCTCGAAAAAACCATTAGAGATACGACGACAAGAAACAGCACAACCAAAACCTACTGAGAGTTGTCTCCTCAGGTTATTTGAAAGCCAAATTTTTGATATGTCCATGGCTATTTCTTATCTCTTTAATTCTAAAGAGCCGGGTGTGCAGAGTTATCTCggtaagttaataaaaaaaaattttttttattttattttatttattgtacgATATGAAATATAATACTAATCTCTGCTGTAATACCTtgaatttgttttaatatctttaatCATCATCTTTTGTAGGCAACAAGTTATTTAGCTTCCCAGATAACGatgtggatttttatttaccccAATTGATCTTGATGTACATACAATTGCACGACGTCACGGAGGTTCTTTATCCATATCTCGTTCATAggtaagaaatattatttaattaaattaatgtgtATGCGTGTGTCTTTGTCTAAAAGAGAagattttttagttaaaataacTTGAAGAGATGAATTTATTGTAGAGTTTATTTATGCATATAATTGTGTGAGAACTTTCTAATGAGCATCAAGTAGTAATTATCTTTATACGTATTACAGATGTAGGCAAGCCGCAGACTTCTCATTAAAGTGCGCTTGGCTGTTGGATGCATACAGCTCAGACGCTCATTTAccatctaaaaaaaagtctcacgGGACCAAGCTCAAAAATCTTATTTTATCTGACGAATTgaggtaaatttattatttattattatatttaatttaaattattttataaaatattaatttttttttgtttaatagaaaaaacagGCCAAAGGGAAATGAAATAACGAGGAAGCAGAAATTTAGCGGAATACAAGTACCCGCACCGCCACCCTTGCCTACCGCTCAAATGGTGGCATCGCCCAATAAAAAAACCCACCAAAGATCACAGTCCGATGCCACGGGTCTTTTTCAATCGTTACGTCGAAGCCATTCCggtaaaatatcaaattttatcatcCGCGTATATAGGCTAAGAGCGCTAGTAATCCGATAAAAATGATATCTTCTGAATTTACTCAACcacattttatgaaaattatattttctatcctatacttttatttttttattggattatttgatttaatttaaattaatattcaatagagtgtaaaaataaaataatttattattaaactttatatacacggaaagaaatagATAGTACTGGTTACTATTCTGTTTAGTAATCGACGAAAAATATAGGGAAAAATACATCTTAATATGACTGATTCATATTAGAACAGGAGTGTCATTGCTTAACACGTCcgattactttttaaacagtaaTCAGTGCTGCGCCACACAGTAAATGAAACAtatgactggttactgttaaAATAGTCGTCGTTCATAGTTCAAGAGTATACAAACCTCTCAACACAGCTCTTGTTGTTGTAAAGAATGCGAGAGCTTACTTTTTAGTGACAAGAATGGTTACTTAGATCTCGTAGTTCTCATTAACTTCCAGAACAGTACTCGGTCCTGTTTTGACATGAACTATTACTTAATTCATATGTGCCTGAAGTGTCAAGAATAGTAAAGACACATATGAATTAAGTAATAGTTCATATCAGAACAGGACTGAGTACTGTTCTGGAGATTAATGAGAACTACGAGATCTAAGTAACCATTCCTGTCACTAAATAGTAAGCTTTTGCATTCTTTACAACAACAAGAGCTGTGTTGAGAGGTTTGTATACTCTTGAACTATGAACGACGACTATTttaacagtaaccagtcataTGTTTCATTTAATGTGTGGCGCAGCACTGGttactgtttaaaaagtaatcgGACGTGTTAAGCAATGACACTCCTGTTCTAATATGAATCAGTCATATTAAGATGTATTTTTCCCTATATTTTTCGTTGATTACTAAGTAGACCAGTAACcagtactatttatttttttctgggtACAGATAAATTACTGATGctctttattaaaaataaattaataattaataataataattgtaacaattatttagGTGTAGTAAATAAAGTAAGCCTTGGGGACCTGAGTTCCGGTCGAGCATTCGACAACGGATGTACCTGTTTTGATTCCTGCCAAGGTGTGGTTAATGACTTACGAGGCCAGAAGACTGATTGCTTCTGTAATGTAAGAATAaaagcaatttatttttattaatataaaatgcaTAATCAAAATCATTCGGTCAATAATTAATCAtgatcatcattattattaaatggttAATTTGAATcgacaataatataaaattaataataaataattaaaattggaaTGATTTAGGCCCCCCGGCTCGCTCCAGAGCTTGAGTTCATTCAGGCactgatatcaattgggaAATTGCTTGGAACTATTCCTACAAAGGAGAGTAAAACTGTTCAATTAGTTGCTGAGTTAAATACACTCAATTTGAATTTACCAGCAAGAGTGTGGCTTCCGTTACACAGTACAATTCCACATCATATCGTAAGAGTACCACCGCAATATGCTGCAGTCCTCAATAGTAAAGATAAGGTAAGTATTTTGTTCATGATTTCTCTTTTAACACATGATACATATGTGTCTATGATAGATACATAAACTTTCATAactttcgaaataaaaatagagaaagagagagagagatatTCATTAGCaatttatgttattattactcattaataatatattattatattatattgtatttataattataaattaattaaataggcTCCGTATATTATTTACCTTGAAGTACTCGAAGTGGAGGATCTTTATACTTCACCAGTTCCTACTAAAGTAATGGGAAGTTCATTAAGACATACTAAGTcagaagaaaatttaactggtaaCGAGCAATCTTCAGACTCAACAAATGGCTCAAATGCAGCAGCTCAACAACAGTCGATACGACAAACTCCAAACAAAAGTATTGTTAGCAAAAGTGGAGatattgcatttaattatcttGATGATGACCCTGCGGATTGTTGGAGTCAAGAGGATGATGAAATAACACAACAGgtttgttaaatatattatttattaaaatatttaaatgtataataatatttatatttgttgttatttattgtCCAGTATTTACAACTTCGTAAGCCTCGAGATAGAGATACGATATCACAATTGAGTCAAGACAGTTCAGATAGCCGTGAACCGGTATTTGTGCCTGGTGATATTAAACGAAGATTAAGTGAACTTGCTGCGACCCCTAGTGCGACATTTAATCATGATCCAGAAGATCCATCAGCAGCGGTACTAAAAGAACCTTGGGAATTAAAACAACGTCGTATAAGAACGTCTAGTCCTTATGGTCACTTGGCGTCATGGCGATTATTAGCTGTTATTGTTAAATGTGGCGATGATTTACGTCAAGAATTACTtgcatcacaattattatcaatgttGCAAAAAATATGGCAAGATGAAGGTTTACCGCTGTGGGTTAGaccttacaaaattttatgtttgtCTAATGACAGTGGACTGATTGAACCAATATTAAATACCGTATCACtacatcaaataaaaaaacactGTCAATTAACgttattacaatattttgaGCGTGAATTTGGTCCTACTGATTCTGAAGAATTTGTTGAAGCTCAAAATAATTTCGTCCAAAGTTGTGCGGCTTATTGTCTTGTTAGTTATCTTATTCAGGTTAAGGATCGACATAATGGCAATATATTATTACATAGTGATGGACATATTATTCATATTGACTTTGGTTTCATATTATCAACATCACCAAGAAATTTAGGATTTGAAACTAGTCCATTTAAATTAACACCCGAATTTGTTGAAGTTATGGGCGGTAGTCAATCTAAAATGTTTCAACAttttaaaagtcttatattACAAGGACTCGTCGCAGCACGTAAACACATGGAGAAGGTCGTAAACCTTGTGGAAATAATGCTCTCAggtttgtttatatttattgtcttataaagttatattatattaataataaatgtttagataatttattcattcaaatttattttacaggcT encodes the following:
- the LOC130675297 gene encoding phosphatidylinositol 4-kinase beta isoform X1 is translated as MSEVVAVTVVPNGGQNRQECVTHIKRHKSSSGCNVPLVHGRPNPPINVRNRLTTHQRNHSLDFRSMGILLPPVPQATVTTLTLHHRNRSLDSALQRIPEVDVTPSPECETAPDSAIKVSTQSSIIKSRSREREDLASLGSDDSGILCGSDSGSSDAANATTRESSVDHLHSRESLDSSLSQAGDMDCVDAVDGDEPVSVSLDVMESQSKETQCIHLPETCIDSVEQQQQPHLNKHIVANEKQTLVNGDRTSTRQLEKINVNGDYTNELRDEQPSCGNNGYHNTLEVAMQSELAGAAMTLCCGATQPDDDTSKKPLEIRRQETAQPKPTESCLLRLFESQIFDMSMAISYLFNSKEPGVQSYLGNKLFSFPDNDVDFYLPQLILMYIQLHDVTEVLYPYLVHRCRQAADFSLKCAWLLDAYSSDAHLPSKKKSHGTKLKNLILSDELRKNRPKGNEITRKQKFSGIQVPAPPPLPTAQMVASPNKKTHQRSQSDATGLFQSLRRSHSGVVNKVSLGDLSSGRAFDNGCTCFDSCQGVVNDLRGQKTDCFCNAPRLAPELEFIQALISIGKLLGTIPTKESKTVQLVAELNTLNLNLPARVWLPLHSTIPHHIVRVPPQYAAVLNSKDKAPYIIYLEVLEVEDLYTSPVPTKVMGSSLRHTKSEENLTGNEQSSDSTNGSNAAAQQQSIRQTPNKSIVSKSGDIAFNYLDDDPADCWSQEDDEITQQYLQLRKPRDRDTISQLSQDSSDSREPVFVPGDIKRRLSELAATPSATFNHDPEDPSAAVLKEPWELKQRRIRTSSPYGHLASWRLLAVIVKCGDDLRQELLASQLLSMLQKIWQDEGLPLWVRPYKILCLSNDSGLIEPILNTVSLHQIKKHCQLTLLQYFEREFGPTDSEEFVEAQNNFVQSCAAYCLVSYLIQVKDRHNGNILLHSDGHIIHIDFGFILSTSPRNLGFETSPFKLTPEFVEVMGGSQSKMFQHFKSLILQGLVAARKHMEKVVNLVEIMLSGSQLPCFRTGGAATVQGLKNRFHLTLTEDQLRQHVEDLVEGSIHSWSTKLYDRYQYFANGTL
- the LOC130675297 gene encoding phosphatidylinositol 4-kinase beta isoform X2; this encodes MGILLPPVPQATVTTLTLHHRNRSLDSALQRIPEVDVTPSPECETAPDSAIKVSTQSSIIKSRSREREDLASLGSDDSGILCGSDSGSSDAANATTRESSVDHLHSRESLDSSLSQAGDMDCVDAVDGDEPVSVSLDVMESQSKETQCIHLPETCIDSVEQQQQPHLNKHIVANEKQTLVNGDRTSTRQLEKINVNGDYTNELRDEQPSCGNNGYHNTLEVAMQSELAGAAMTLCCGATQPDDDTSKKPLEIRRQETAQPKPTESCLLRLFESQIFDMSMAISYLFNSKEPGVQSYLGNKLFSFPDNDVDFYLPQLILMYIQLHDVTEVLYPYLVHRCRQAADFSLKCAWLLDAYSSDAHLPSKKKSHGTKLKNLILSDELRKNRPKGNEITRKQKFSGIQVPAPPPLPTAQMVASPNKKTHQRSQSDATGLFQSLRRSHSGVVNKVSLGDLSSGRAFDNGCTCFDSCQGVVNDLRGQKTDCFCNAPRLAPELEFIQALISIGKLLGTIPTKESKTVQLVAELNTLNLNLPARVWLPLHSTIPHHIVRVPPQYAAVLNSKDKAPYIIYLEVLEVEDLYTSPVPTKVMGSSLRHTKSEENLTGNEQSSDSTNGSNAAAQQQSIRQTPNKSIVSKSGDIAFNYLDDDPADCWSQEDDEITQQYLQLRKPRDRDTISQLSQDSSDSREPVFVPGDIKRRLSELAATPSATFNHDPEDPSAAVLKEPWELKQRRIRTSSPYGHLASWRLLAVIVKCGDDLRQELLASQLLSMLQKIWQDEGLPLWVRPYKILCLSNDSGLIEPILNTVSLHQIKKHCQLTLLQYFEREFGPTDSEEFVEAQNNFVQSCAAYCLVSYLIQVKDRHNGNILLHSDGHIIHIDFGFILSTSPRNLGFETSPFKLTPEFVEVMGGSQSKMFQHFKSLILQGLVAARKHMEKVVNLVEIMLSGSQLPCFRTGGAATVQGLKNRFHLTLTEDQLRQHVEDLVEGSIHSWSTKLYDRYQYFANGTL